The proteins below are encoded in one region of Qingshengfaniella alkalisoli:
- a CDS encoding mandelate racemase/muconate lactonizing enzyme family protein, with amino-acid sequence MKIHTIETIHNPGWSNYVWVRIGTEAGWGLGETFRHATPIIRYLHDHVAPSILGSDAGAINAITHRLAREGGTRFLGYPTRSVEIRANSAVDIALWDHNARAVSQSLSRYLGGPFRDSIPIYNTCAGPGYNTHGGIYRARTVKEGSATPLLVDGVSDDLALQIQDPAALAQSLLNEGIGAMKIWPFDEAGDRNRGQRISADEMKTALSKISAIRDAVGDRIEILLEYHGLWRPAIARRILAEVDQFRPFWHEDPIPMEHIAALAELRQRCASPIAGSESHGTALWFKDALSASALDFAHFDIGWVGGISEALKVAHITDAYDVMIAPHDCTGPVTWIANLHLALSQPNSLWLESVRAYYNGHYRRMVTTLPTVKDGRAVAIDAPGLGTELSEELLDHPDTVIERSTL; translated from the coding sequence ATGAAAATTCATACGATCGAGACGATCCACAATCCGGGTTGGTCAAACTATGTCTGGGTGCGGATAGGCACGGAAGCGGGATGGGGGCTTGGAGAGACGTTCCGACACGCGACGCCAATCATCCGTTATCTGCATGATCATGTCGCTCCTTCGATCCTCGGCTCCGATGCAGGCGCAATCAACGCTATAACGCATCGTCTTGCTCGGGAGGGAGGGACGCGGTTTCTCGGCTACCCCACCCGATCAGTCGAAATCCGCGCGAATTCCGCTGTGGACATCGCGTTGTGGGATCATAATGCGCGGGCCGTCAGTCAGTCACTGTCACGCTACTTGGGTGGTCCGTTTCGCGACAGTATCCCTATCTATAACACTTGTGCCGGGCCGGGATATAACACTCATGGTGGTATCTATCGCGCCCGCACAGTGAAAGAGGGTAGCGCCACTCCCTTGCTTGTGGATGGGGTAAGCGATGATCTGGCGTTGCAAATTCAGGATCCTGCCGCGCTCGCCCAATCACTGTTGAACGAGGGCATCGGGGCAATGAAAATTTGGCCGTTTGACGAGGCAGGCGATCGAAATCGGGGGCAACGCATTTCAGCAGACGAAATGAAAACCGCACTCTCCAAGATTTCTGCAATACGCGATGCCGTCGGGGATCGTATCGAGATACTACTGGAGTATCATGGACTTTGGCGGCCTGCCATTGCGCGGCGCATTCTGGCAGAGGTCGATCAGTTTCGTCCCTTCTGGCACGAAGACCCGATTCCGATGGAACATATCGCGGCTTTGGCAGAATTGCGGCAGCGCTGCGCCTCGCCAATTGCGGGCAGCGAAAGCCACGGCACCGCACTCTGGTTCAAGGATGCGCTGTCGGCCTCCGCACTGGATTTTGCACATTTTGACATAGGCTGGGTCGGCGGGATCAGTGAGGCCTTGAAAGTCGCCCATATAACCGACGCCTATGACGTGATGATCGCCCCACATGATTGCACCGGCCCGGTGACGTGGATTGCAAACCTGCATTTGGCCTTATCTCAACCCAACTCGCTTTGGCTCGAAAGCGTCCGCGCCTACTACAATGGCCATTACCGCAGGATGGTGACAACACTACCCACGGTGAAAGATGGGCGTGCTGTTGCGATTGATGCGCCGGGGTTGGGTACGGAACTGTCGGAGGAGCTGCTCGACCACCCAGATACGGTGATCGAGCGCTCAACGCTTTAA
- a CDS encoding SMP-30/gluconolactonase/LRE family protein: MKPTVDCIIDTKAKVGEGAIWSTRRQALYWVDIPAGMLHRHIPETSRNEEWSFGRPLGCVAETSSGKLVGALNDGFHLFDTDSGAETRVAGPSPAKVGHRFNDGTVDPRGRFLAGTMFWSDDAPKDQGALYSFDGKGDAREIMGGFRTVNGLAFSPDGRIAYVSDSNPDIRTIWAYDYDLDDGHWHNKRVFFDTREVPGRPDGGAIDAEGCYWMAGVSGWQLVRITPDGKVDMQIPMPVEKPTRIAFGGTDLSTLFVTSIHVEHDDAQPQSGGVFALNVSGIKGIPMPVMPGL, encoded by the coding sequence ATGAAACCGACTGTCGACTGTATCATCGACACGAAAGCCAAGGTTGGGGAAGGCGCGATTTGGTCAACCCGGCGGCAGGCACTCTATTGGGTGGATATTCCCGCAGGAATGTTGCACCGGCATATCCCGGAGACGAGCCGGAACGAGGAATGGTCCTTTGGACGACCGTTGGGATGTGTTGCGGAGACCTCCAGCGGCAAACTGGTTGGTGCATTGAATGACGGGTTCCATCTGTTTGACACCGATAGCGGTGCAGAAACTCGTGTTGCCGGTCCCTCGCCTGCGAAGGTGGGGCATCGTTTCAACGATGGCACCGTCGATCCGCGCGGGCGGTTCCTGGCGGGCACCATGTTCTGGTCAGACGACGCGCCGAAGGATCAGGGAGCGCTCTATAGCTTCGACGGCAAGGGCGACGCGCGAGAGATCATGGGAGGCTTCCGAACAGTAAACGGGCTAGCATTCTCGCCGGATGGGCGCATTGCCTATGTATCGGACAGCAACCCCGACATTCGAACCATCTGGGCCTATGACTACGATCTGGATGATGGTCACTGGCACAACAAGCGGGTCTTTTTCGATACTCGGGAAGTGCCAGGGCGTCCCGACGGTGGCGCCATCGATGCAGAGGGTTGCTATTGGATGGCAGGCGTGTCGGGCTGGCAACTGGTCCGCATCACGCCCGATGGCAAGGTCGACATGCAGATACCGATGCCTGTCGAGAAGCCCACGCGCATCGCCTTTGGCGGCACCGATCTGTCCACACTGTTCGTAACCTCGATCCATGTCGAGCACGACGATGCACAACCTCAATCCGGCGGTGTCTTCGCCCTGAACGTGTCGGGGATCAAGGGTATTCCAATGCCCGTTATGCCCGGCCTTTAA
- a CDS encoding glycosyltransferase family 2 protein encodes MALPEQARDEALLTYDVVMATRNRSSAVALSLPLILTQTRACARIVVVDSSDDDGAAIGDLVTSLASRFGREIVFLTSPPGLTKQRNLGLQHTTADVVIFPDDDSLLYLDTAEKMLAVYEASESVAAVCATPAVVPPDGSLDLTSYVAETQNSTQKAARKLRQIIKETAACANPFLAVGNRLNAQQSVPDLPEHIDAAPVPYMTGFRMSFRREVITRHGFDETLRRYGWFEDIDASWGAMREGVVLMAKHANIYHHRDASNRAGGYAMGLWAILNRAYVVAKHVRANPDIFPNPEREFARLRRYCKLRIIAYRVLARDEFSKQRADGARDGLNYLPKLLAADVEQLPSAYTDLERILIE; translated from the coding sequence ATGGCCCTGCCCGAACAGGCGCGCGATGAAGCTCTGCTAACCTATGACGTCGTGATGGCCACCCGCAACCGGTCGAGCGCCGTGGCATTGTCTCTGCCGCTCATCCTTACTCAGACCCGTGCCTGTGCCAGAATTGTCGTGGTTGATTCCTCAGATGACGACGGAGCCGCAATTGGTGATCTCGTGACGTCGCTGGCAAGCAGGTTCGGGCGCGAAATCGTGTTTCTGACATCGCCGCCGGGTCTGACGAAGCAGCGCAATCTCGGGCTCCAACATACGACAGCAGATGTCGTGATCTTCCCAGACGATGATTCGCTGCTTTATCTCGACACGGCAGAGAAGATGTTGGCTGTTTATGAGGCGTCGGAGTCCGTCGCTGCGGTGTGTGCGACACCTGCCGTGGTGCCACCGGATGGTTCGCTCGATCTGACCAGCTACGTGGCAGAAACCCAGAACAGTACTCAGAAGGCTGCCCGCAAATTACGGCAGATAATCAAAGAGACTGCGGCATGTGCAAACCCGTTTCTGGCTGTTGGAAACCGTTTGAACGCGCAGCAAAGCGTACCTGACCTTCCCGAGCATATCGACGCCGCCCCGGTTCCCTACATGACGGGCTTCCGGATGTCTTTTCGCAGAGAGGTTATCACCCGGCACGGCTTCGACGAAACACTGCGCCGTTACGGCTGGTTCGAAGACATCGACGCGTCGTGGGGGGCGATGCGCGAGGGCGTGGTGCTTATGGCAAAGCACGCGAACATCTATCACCACCGAGATGCGTCGAACCGTGCGGGTGGCTATGCTATGGGGCTGTGGGCGATCCTGAACCGAGCCTATGTTGTGGCCAAGCATGTGCGCGCCAACCCCGACATATTCCCCAACCCGGAACGGGAATTCGCGCGGTTGCGGCGCTACTGCAAGCTGCGCATCATTGCATATCGTGTGCTAGCTAGGGACGAGTTCAGCAAACAACGCGCCGACGGGGCGCGTGACGGGCTGAACTATTTGCCCAAGCTCTTGGCAGCCGACGTGGAACAGCTGCCCTCAGCCTATACCGATCTGGAAAGAATATTGATCGAGTAA
- a CDS encoding acyltransferase: MLFWYRRVYGMDIGDHTRISRGVRLDRTNPKGIHIGQYTALTGGVSVLSHDFVMREWKDTRIGSNCFVGFNAIILPGVTVGDNCIVAGNSVVVKDVPSNCVVMGNPARVVEQGIVTGPWGIRLDKGNDNPVAY, from the coding sequence ATGCTGTTCTGGTATCGGCGCGTCTACGGGATGGACATAGGCGATCATACCCGTATTTCGCGCGGGGTTCGTTTGGATCGCACCAACCCCAAGGGCATTCATATCGGGCAATACACGGCGCTGACCGGCGGCGTGTCAGTCCTGAGCCATGACTTCGTGATGCGCGAGTGGAAAGACACCCGTATCGGCAGTAATTGTTTTGTCGGTTTCAATGCGATTATCCTGCCGGGAGTAACCGTCGGTGACAATTGTATCGTTGCAGGCAATTCGGTGGTGGTAAAGGATGTTCCGTCCAACTGCGTCGTGATGGGCAATCCTGCCCGCGTCGTGGAACAGGGCATCGTAACAGGACCGTGGGGCATCCGTTTGGACAAGGGCAATGACAACCCGGTCGCGTACTGA
- a CDS encoding acyl carrier protein, protein MADGLDRDIRRVFADVWQMENGGDAPDLAADTVLLETGLDSLGFAIFVSQLEDELGFDPFTLSTDAYYPQTFAEFVAFYEKFRPQAA, encoded by the coding sequence ATGGCTGACGGTTTGGATCGGGACATTCGCCGTGTATTTGCTGATGTCTGGCAGATGGAAAACGGCGGGGATGCGCCGGATCTGGCGGCGGATACAGTGTTGCTGGAAACGGGGCTGGACAGTTTGGGTTTTGCGATCTTCGTGAGCCAGCTTGAGGATGAGCTGGGCTTTGATCCGTTTACCCTGTCGACGGATGCGTATTATCCTCAGACCTTTGCCGAGTTTGTCGCCTTCTACGAGAAATTCCGCCCGCAAGCCGCGTGA
- a CDS encoding AMP-binding protein has protein sequence MLRSRLAGRPAEDLLAVTSTDRVTAGEVLGSGPARDMASDAVVLVSVEDPVALVRLLVALDGAVAGLLLVSTSQPPEIVTQLSEIAGCSVTVTDRTDLDGARTVADALGPLRAEAVQTRWMMTTSGTTGVPKIVPHTLDSLSRSVKDKAVNSPAVWGLVYELTRFAGLQVALQSLLGGGTLAAVDRHAPLAEQVAFLTAQGCTHLSATPTLWRRLLMAPGIEALPLRQVTLGGEIADQPVLDALATRFPRARLTHIYASTEAGVGFAVKDGRAGFPLSLCADEPGDVGIRIANDMLWLRPPGGHRPRYLGGQGIEIDADGFVNTGDRLDVTDDRALFLGRDSGVVNVGGVKVYPERVEHTIAEVDGVGLVAVTAKKSPITGALLIATVVPAAPDTDTDELKNRIQSHCRATLEREATPARIQFAETLPTNAAGKIKRS, from the coding sequence ATGCTGCGTAGCCGACTGGCCGGGCGTCCGGCTGAAGACTTGCTTGCCGTAACCTCAACCGATCGCGTGACGGCAGGCGAGGTGCTCGGCTCCGGGCCTGCCCGCGACATGGCCTCCGACGCGGTGGTCCTGGTCAGTGTCGAGGATCCGGTGGCGCTGGTGCGACTGCTGGTAGCGCTGGACGGGGCGGTTGCGGGCCTGTTGCTCGTCTCGACGAGCCAGCCACCAGAGATCGTCACGCAACTGTCCGAGATCGCGGGCTGCTCGGTGACCGTCACGGACCGGACCGATCTGGATGGTGCGCGCACCGTCGCCGATGCACTTGGCCCTCTGCGGGCGGAGGCAGTCCAGACACGCTGGATGATGACCACCTCCGGCACGACGGGCGTTCCCAAGATCGTGCCGCATACGCTGGACAGCCTGTCACGCTCGGTGAAGGACAAGGCGGTGAACAGCCCGGCTGTTTGGGGCTTGGTCTATGAACTGACACGGTTTGCGGGGCTGCAGGTGGCGTTGCAATCGCTGCTGGGGGGCGGCACGCTTGCGGCCGTGGATCGTCATGCGCCCCTGGCAGAACAGGTTGCGTTTCTCACTGCACAGGGCTGCACGCATCTGTCCGCGACACCGACGCTTTGGCGGCGGTTGCTGATGGCGCCGGGGATTGAGGCGCTTCCGCTCCGGCAGGTCACGTTGGGTGGCGAGATCGCCGATCAGCCGGTGCTGGATGCGCTGGCCACACGCTTTCCACGGGCGCGGCTGACGCATATCTATGCCTCGACCGAGGCGGGTGTCGGTTTTGCGGTGAAGGACGGGCGCGCGGGCTTCCCCCTGTCGCTATGCGCCGATGAACCGGGCGATGTGGGCATCCGCATCGCAAACGACATGCTGTGGCTGCGGCCGCCGGGCGGGCATCGTCCGCGCTACCTTGGCGGGCAGGGCATCGAGATCGACGCGGATGGCTTCGTCAACACCGGCGACCGACTGGATGTAACCGATGATCGCGCGCTGTTCCTGGGCCGTGACAGCGGGGTGGTGAATGTCGGCGGCGTCAAGGTCTATCCCGAGCGCGTGGAACATACGATTGCCGAGGTTGACGGTGTCGGGCTGGTCGCCGTCACCGCCAAGAAGAGCCCGATCACGGGCGCCTTGTTGATCGCGACGGTTGTGCCTGCCGCGCCGGATACGGATACGGATGAGTTGAAAAACCGTATCCAGTCCCATTGCCGGGCCACGCTCGAACGCGAAGCGACCCCGGCGCGCATTCAATTCGCCGAGACCCTGCCGACCAATGCGGCGGGCAAGATCAAACGCAGCTGA
- a CDS encoding SDR family NAD(P)-dependent oxidoreductase has product MKNVIVTGVSRGLGLAIATSLAAREDYRVIGLSRTIGEGYQVLMDAHPDRVVHITFDAAEIDAIPGIVRGVTKEYGAIYGLVNNAAIGMDGVLATLHGSDIARALRVNLESPITLTKYVSRSMMAKREGRIINISSIIASTGFHALSAYAASKAGLEGFTRSLSRELGKMGITVNCVAPGYMETAMTEGIRDDHMASIRRRAPLGLPTPENAAGAVVYLLGEDAARTSGTVLTVDGGSTA; this is encoded by the coding sequence ATGAAAAACGTCATCGTCACAGGGGTATCGCGCGGGCTGGGTCTGGCCATTGCCACATCGCTGGCGGCGCGCGAGGACTACCGGGTCATCGGGCTCAGCCGGACCATCGGCGAGGGCTATCAGGTGCTGATGGATGCCCATCCCGACCGGGTGGTTCATATCACCTTCGATGCCGCCGAGATCGACGCAATCCCGGGCATAGTGCGTGGCGTTACCAAGGAATACGGCGCGATCTACGGGCTGGTGAACAATGCGGCCATCGGGATGGACGGGGTGCTGGCCACGCTGCATGGTTCGGACATTGCCAGGGCGCTGCGTGTCAACCTGGAAAGCCCGATCACCCTGACGAAATACGTGTCGCGTTCGATGATGGCCAAACGCGAGGGGCGTATCATCAACATCTCGTCGATCATCGCCTCGACGGGTTTTCACGCGCTGTCGGCCTATGCCGCGTCCAAGGCGGGGCTGGAGGGTTTCACCCGGTCCTTGTCGCGCGAGCTGGGCAAGATGGGGATCACCGTCAACTGCGTGGCGCCGGGCTACATGGAAACCGCGATGACGGAAGGTATCCGCGACGATCACATGGCCTCCATCCGCCGCCGCGCCCCGCTTGGCCTGCCCACGCCGGAAAATGCGGCCGGTGCGGTGGTCTACCTGCTGGGCGAAGACGCCGCGCGCACATCCGGAACCGTCCTGACCGTCGATGGAGGATCAACGGCGTAA
- a CDS encoding TIGR03032 family protein: protein MTDNPALLNEVYSASRGLVQRLADLQVSLAFTSYQSGCLYTVGHKPDGTLNVHRAGMPKPMGIVSNGEGALWLCCDFEIIRLQNVLNAGELANSVFDACFVARQSWLTGRLDAHDIGLLADGRVVFVNTRFNCLSTLDRRDSFAELWRPGFIDALIDEDRCHLNGLATQDGVCRYATAVSRSNTVDAWRDRRTSGGIVIDVATTGIVCEGLSMPHSPRLHRGELWLLNSGTGELGRVDGLETGDGQFEPVAFCPGFVRGLAFANDYAFVGLSKPRYERFEGLDLDRRLRDADSEPWCGVQVIDLRSGACVDWLRIDGDLAELYDIALIDNVRCAMTVGPHAPELARLVTLPRSS, encoded by the coding sequence ATGACGGACAATCCCGCTCTGCTAAACGAAGTGTACTCCGCCTCGCGTGGATTGGTTCAGCGTTTGGCCGATCTGCAGGTGTCACTGGCCTTCACGTCGTATCAGTCCGGGTGCCTCTACACTGTCGGGCACAAGCCTGACGGCACATTGAATGTGCATCGTGCCGGCATGCCCAAGCCGATGGGAATTGTTTCGAACGGCGAGGGTGCTCTCTGGCTGTGCTGCGACTTCGAGATTATCCGCTTGCAGAATGTGCTCAACGCCGGAGAACTTGCCAATAGTGTTTTCGACGCCTGTTTCGTTGCGCGCCAAAGCTGGCTGACAGGTCGTTTGGACGCCCATGACATCGGACTTCTGGCAGATGGCCGGGTTGTCTTCGTGAACACGCGTTTCAACTGCCTGAGTACTCTCGATCGACGCGACAGCTTCGCTGAGTTGTGGCGGCCCGGCTTCATTGACGCGCTGATCGACGAGGATCGCTGCCATCTGAACGGGCTGGCAACGCAAGACGGTGTGTGTCGTTATGCCACGGCGGTCAGTCGGTCGAACACGGTAGATGCGTGGCGGGATCGGCGTACCTCGGGCGGGATCGTCATTGATGTCGCCACCACTGGAATCGTTTGCGAGGGACTGTCGATGCCACACTCACCACGGCTTCACCGCGGTGAGTTGTGGCTGCTGAATTCAGGCACGGGCGAGTTGGGCCGTGTCGATGGGTTGGAAACTGGCGATGGACAGTTTGAACCAGTTGCCTTCTGCCCCGGCTTTGTGCGCGGGCTCGCCTTCGCAAATGATTACGCTTTTGTCGGCCTGTCCAAGCCGCGATATGAACGTTTCGAGGGGTTGGATCTGGACCGCCGTCTCCGTGATGCTGACAGTGAGCCTTGGTGCGGTGTGCAGGTCATCGACCTGCGCAGCGGCGCTTGCGTCGACTGGCTGCGAATTGATGGCGATCTGGCTGAACTTTACGATATCGCGCTGATCGACAACGTCCGCTGCGCCATGACCGTGGGACCGCACGCGCCGGAACTGGCCCGTTTAGTGACCTTGCCCCGCTCATCCTGA
- a CDS encoding Tex family protein — translation MKEGPRNVDTAQRIFRTIATEIDASTRQVSAAVTLLDEGATVPFVARYRKEATGGLDDSQLRNLSERLVYLRDLENRRATILETIKTQDKLTDALARDIAQAETKARLEDIYLPYKPKRRTKATIARESGLEPLLDAILTDRSVSPTGLAKGYLTESVPTETDALNGARDILTERLSEDAELLGRMRDFMKQEAYLTARLVDGQEQKGAKFSDYFDHRERWGDVPSHRALAMMRASNEGVVTLEIAPDPETGIERAQAMIAAQVQTRGTGEADEWLRKVAGWTWRVKLSLSMMLELMNDLRARAQEEAITVFARNLKDLLLAAPAGARPTLGLDPGIRTGVKAAVIDATGKVLATDTLYPFQPKNDLVGAEATILKLVGQFGIELIAVGNGTASRETERLVQGVLKRVPPGTTRPTCVVVSEAGASVYSASELAAREFPNLDVSLRGAVSIARRLQDPLAELVKIEPKSIGVGQYQHDVDQHKLSKALEAVVEDAVNAVGVDLNTASAPLLAHVSGLGPGLADAIVAHRDTNGAFRSRKALLKVNRLGPRAFEQCAGFLRIRDGEEPLDASAVHPEAYGVARRIVQSCGRDLRSLMGDSAALGKLRAEDFVDDAFGLPTVRDILAELDKPGRDPRPSFKTAAFTEGVEEITDLRPGMMLEGTVTNVAAFGAFVDIGVHQDGLVHVSQLADRFVKDPHEVVKTGDVVKVRVTEVDVTRKRIGLSMRKDGGAGRADNAQSSRKDRLRGAEPHPPRKQRPARRGGADTGALGAALLDAMKKG, via the coding sequence ATGAAAGAAGGACCGCGCAACGTGGATACAGCCCAGCGAATTTTCCGGACCATCGCAACTGAAATCGACGCATCGACACGACAGGTTTCTGCCGCTGTGACGTTGCTGGACGAGGGTGCCACCGTGCCATTCGTCGCGCGATACCGGAAGGAAGCAACGGGTGGGTTGGACGATAGTCAGTTGCGCAACCTATCCGAACGGCTGGTCTATCTGCGCGATCTGGAAAACCGCCGCGCAACCATCCTTGAAACCATAAAGACGCAAGATAAGCTGACAGACGCATTGGCCCGCGACATCGCGCAGGCCGAGACCAAGGCGCGGCTGGAAGATATTTATCTGCCCTACAAGCCAAAGCGCCGAACCAAGGCGACAATTGCGCGTGAAAGCGGATTGGAACCCTTGCTGGATGCTATCCTGACAGATCGATCAGTATCGCCCACAGGCTTGGCCAAAGGTTATCTAACCGAGTCCGTGCCCACGGAAACAGACGCCCTGAATGGCGCGCGCGATATCCTGACGGAACGGCTGTCCGAAGATGCGGAATTGCTTGGGCGGATGCGTGATTTCATGAAGCAAGAGGCCTATCTGACCGCCAGGCTCGTGGATGGGCAGGAACAGAAGGGCGCGAAGTTTTCCGACTATTTTGACCACCGCGAACGATGGGGCGATGTACCATCGCATCGCGCATTGGCCATGATGCGCGCATCGAACGAAGGTGTGGTCACGCTCGAAATAGCCCCCGATCCAGAGACGGGCATCGAACGTGCGCAGGCCATGATCGCGGCACAAGTGCAGACGCGGGGGACCGGCGAGGCCGACGAATGGCTGCGCAAGGTTGCGGGGTGGACCTGGCGGGTGAAGCTTAGCCTGTCGATGATGCTGGAGTTGATGAACGATCTGCGTGCCCGCGCGCAGGAAGAGGCGATCACCGTCTTCGCGCGAAACCTGAAGGATTTGCTGCTTGCAGCACCAGCAGGCGCGCGGCCCACGCTTGGGCTTGATCCGGGTATTCGGACTGGCGTGAAGGCCGCGGTCATTGATGCGACGGGCAAGGTGTTGGCGACTGACACACTGTATCCTTTCCAGCCCAAGAATGATCTGGTGGGTGCAGAGGCCACAATTCTGAAACTGGTGGGGCAATTCGGGATCGAACTGATTGCCGTTGGCAACGGCACCGCCAGCCGAGAAACCGAGCGGCTTGTTCAGGGTGTGCTCAAGCGCGTTCCACCCGGCACGACTCGCCCGACCTGCGTTGTCGTGTCCGAAGCCGGGGCATCGGTGTATTCCGCATCCGAGCTGGCCGCGCGGGAATTCCCGAATCTCGACGTATCCCTGCGCGGTGCGGTATCCATCGCGCGTCGCTTGCAAGACCCGTTGGCGGAACTGGTGAAGATCGAACCCAAATCCATCGGCGTCGGTCAATACCAGCATGATGTGGACCAGCACAAATTGTCCAAGGCGCTCGAAGCTGTGGTTGAGGATGCCGTGAACGCGGTCGGTGTCGATCTGAACACGGCATCAGCTCCGTTGCTGGCCCATGTTTCGGGCCTCGGGCCGGGACTGGCGGACGCAATCGTGGCACATCGTGACACGAATGGAGCGTTCCGTTCGCGAAAGGCACTACTGAAAGTCAACCGTCTCGGCCCGCGTGCATTTGAACAATGTGCCGGTTTCTTGCGCATTCGCGATGGAGAAGAACCTCTGGATGCCTCTGCTGTTCACCCGGAAGCCTACGGCGTTGCCCGTCGTATCGTCCAATCCTGCGGTCGCGATCTGCGCAGCCTGATGGGAGACAGTGCCGCCCTCGGCAAACTTCGGGCGGAAGATTTCGTGGATGACGCTTTCGGCCTGCCTACCGTACGTGACATACTTGCGGAACTCGACAAGCCGGGACGCGACCCGCGTCCGAGCTTCAAGACAGCGGCGTTCACGGAAGGCGTCGAAGAAATCACCGATCTGCGACCGGGCATGATGCTGGAAGGCACCGTTACCAATGTCGCCGCATTTGGCGCATTCGTCGATATCGGCGTGCATCAGGATGGTCTGGTTCATGTCAGCCAACTGGCAGATCGTTTTGTCAAAGACCCGCATGAGGTCGTGAAGACCGGCGATGTCGTGAAAGTCCGCGTGACCGAGGTTGATGTGACCCGCAAACGGATCGGGCTGAGCATGCGAAAGGATGGTGGTGCTGGCCGCGCGGACAATGCGCAGTCGTCTCGCAAGGATAGATTGCGAGGAGCAGAACCACATCCGCCCCGCAAGCAACGCCCCGCGCGGCGCGGCGGCGCGGATACGGGTGCACTTGGCGCGGCCCTGCTAGATGCAATGAAGAAGGGTTGA
- a CDS encoding DUF6635 family protein, whose product MQLPPETHDALEQAAGRYFDSRRTRVDRFVRENFGLRGTLRLHRHALGWDLLRAPLNVTLSPVYLTSRIAGLFLRVVGLGRAGRWLDTRRVFLPTALGVEIERKVVCELLELPWSDDDHPSRRDALAEAVLRSPELTELIVQHSGADGLARLRSQIGNTMGEYTGSRSAVAEMTTAIGTLGTGAIAFQSLTPGVVSFAPMLSAILAHQVAISAFPLGSAIGSLWYGVFPAQASPVLIGGLVALLILGAALFATFAGIVADPIQARLGIHQRRLHRLIASLEQGFAGDTKAAFKAREHYLARLFDIADASLTAMRSFRG is encoded by the coding sequence ATGCAGCTTCCACCCGAAACCCATGACGCGCTGGAACAGGCCGCAGGACGGTATTTCGATAGCCGCCGAACACGCGTGGACAGATTTGTTCGGGAAAATTTCGGACTGCGCGGAACGCTTCGACTACATCGGCACGCGTTGGGCTGGGATTTACTGCGTGCACCACTCAATGTGACCCTATCGCCCGTCTATCTGACTAGCCGGATCGCCGGCCTTTTCCTGCGAGTTGTTGGGCTCGGACGCGCGGGCAGATGGCTCGACACCCGAAGGGTCTTTCTCCCCACCGCTCTGGGTGTCGAAATCGAGCGCAAGGTGGTCTGTGAACTGCTCGAACTGCCGTGGTCCGACGATGATCACCCATCGAGACGGGACGCGTTGGCCGAAGCGGTACTGCGATCACCCGAACTGACCGAGCTGATTGTCCAACATTCAGGCGCGGACGGGCTGGCGCGATTGAGGTCGCAAATCGGAAACACGATGGGCGAATACACGGGCAGCCGGTCTGCCGTAGCGGAGATGACGACAGCAATCGGAACATTGGGCACCGGGGCTATCGCGTTTCAATCCCTGACGCCGGGTGTCGTGTCCTTTGCTCCTATGCTGTCCGCCATTCTGGCCCATCAGGTAGCTATCTCTGCATTCCCCCTGGGCTCCGCTATCGGGTCACTTTGGTATGGTGTTTTTCCCGCCCAGGCATCACCGGTCCTGATTGGTGGGCTCGTCGCGCTGCTGATCCTCGGCGCTGCGCTGTTCGCCACCTTCGCGGGCATCGTCGCAGACCCAATCCAAGCACGGCTTGGTATCCATCAACGCCGCCTGCATCGGTTGATCGCCAGCTTGGAGCAGGGGTTCGCGGGCGACACCAAAGCCGCCTTCAAAGCGCGCGAGCATTACCTGGCACGCCTGTTCGACATCGCAGATGCCAGCCTGACGGCCATGCGCAGCTTTCGGGGGTAA